Genomic window (Jatrophihabitans sp.):
GGCGGGCCGGCCACCGGCGCGCCGTCGGCCGGCAGGCCGGGCTCCGCCGGCAGGCTCACGTCCGCCGGTCGGCTCGGCTCGGCCGGCTCGTCGGTGTAGCCGGCCAGGATGGCTCGCTCCTCCTTGGTCAGGCGCCTCGGCCGGTCGGTGCTGAAGTCGACGGTCACCAACCTGGTGACAGCCTGGGCAGCCAGCGTCTGGCCGTCGTAGACGTCGTAACGGACGTCGAAGGACGCGCCCCGAATCCGCTCCACCCACAGCTCCAGCCGTAACGGCTCCGGGTGATAGACCACCGGCCGCAGGTAGGTGATCTCGTGATGGGCGACCACCGTGCCTCCGGAGAACGTGGAGTCGTAGCGGTCGAAGAACATCGACACCCGGGCCTGCTCCAGGTAGGCCAGGTAGGCGGTGTTGTTGACGTGGCCGTAGGCGTCCATGTCTGACCACCGCATCGCGCAGCGAGCGACGAAGCGTGCCACCGAGACCCCGCGTCCTATCGTTGTTCGGTCATGGGCCGGCTCAGTCGCGAGTCAGCTTGCGATAGGTGACCGCGTGCGGGCGGGCGGCCTCGGCGCCCAGCCGCTCGACCTTGTTCTTCTCATAGGACTCGAAGTTGCCCTCGTACCAGTACCACTGGGCCGGATTGGAGTCGTTGCCCTCCCAGGCCAGGATGTGGGTGGCGATCCGGTCCAGGAACCAGCGATCGTGACTGATCACCACGGCGCAGCCCGGGAACTCCAGCAGCGCGTTCTCCAGCGAGCCGAGGGTCTCGACGTCGAGGTCGTTGGTGGGCTCGTCCAGCAGCAGCAGGTTGCCGCCCTCCTTGAGGGTCAGGGCCAGGTTCAGCCGGTTGCGCTCGCCGCCGGACAGCACCCCCGCCGCCTTCTGCTGGTCCGGGCCCTTGAAGCCGAACGCGGAGACGTAGGCACGGCTGGGCATCTCGACCTGGCCGACCTTGATGTAGTCCAGCCCGTCGGAGACGACCTGCCACACGTTCTTGGTCGCCTCGATCCCGCCGCGGTTCTGGTCCACGTAGCTGATCTTGACCGTCTCACCGACCTTGACCTCACCGGAGTCGGGCTGCTCGAAGCCGACGATGGTCTTGAACAGGGTGGTCTTGCCGACGCCGTTCGGACCGATGACGCCTACGATGCCTCCGCGCGGCAGTGAGAACGACAGGTCCTTGACCAGCACCCGGCCGTCGAAGCCCTTGTCCAGGTGGCTGACCTCGACCACCACGTTGCCCAGCCGGGGGCCCGGCGGGATCTGGATCTCTTCGAAGTCGAGCTTGCGGGTCTTCTCCGCCTCGGCCGCCATCTCTTCATAGCGCTGTAGGCGAGCCTTGGACTTGGCCTGGCGGCCCTTGGCGTTCTGGCGCACCCAGTCGAGCTCCTCGAGGAGGCGCCTTTGCAGCTTCTGGTCCTTCTTGCCCTCGATCTTGAGCCGCTCGGCCTTCTTCTCCAGGTAGGTGGAGTAGTTGCCCTCGTACGGGTGCGCCCGGCCGCGGTCGAGCTCGAGGATCCACTGGGCGACGTTGTCGAGGAAGTACCGGTCGTGGGTGACGGCCAGGATGGTGCCCGCGTACTTGGACAGGTGCTGCTCCAGCCACTGCACGCTCTCGGCGTCGAGGTGGTTGGTCGGCTCGTCGAGCAGCAGCAGGTCCGGCTGCTCCAGCAGCAGCTTGCACAACGCGACCCGGCGACGCTCGCCACCGGACAGGTGGGTGACCTGCTCATCGCCGGGCGGGCAGCGCAGCGCGTCCATGGCCTGCTCGATCCGGGAGTCCAGTTCCCAGCCCTCGCCGTGCTCGATCTTCTCCATCAGCTCGCCTTGCTCGGCCAGCAGCGTGTCGAAGTCGGCGTCCGGATCGCCCATCGCGGCCGAGACCTCCTCGAAGCGCGCCAGGTACCCGCGCATCTCGGCGACCGCGTCCTCGACGTTCTCGCGGACCGTCTTGGTCTCATCCAGCGGCGGTTCCTGCTGCAGCAGGCCCACCGAGGCGCCCGGGGCGAGCAGGGCGTCGCCGTTGGATGCCTGTTCCAGGCCGGCCATGATCTTGAGCACGGTGGACTTGCCCGCGCCGTTCGGACCGACCACGCCGATCTTGGCGCCGGGCAGGAAGGCGAGGGTGACATCGTCGAGGATGACCTTGTCGCCATGTGCCTTGCGCACCTTGTGCATGGAGTAGATGTACTGAGCCACTGGTAGTCCCTGCTGCTGTCGAGTCGAGCCGTTCACCGGTTGGCTCCAGTGTCCCATCCGCCGAATCGGTCGCCGCCCACCCCCGCCCGCCCCGGCCTCGCCCCGGACCGGACCGCGCGGCGAGGCCGGCTCCGCTCGAGCGCCGTCGCTCGAGGACCGCGGGCTGCCGCCCTCAGCCGGTGGTCGCCAGCTGGGCGGAGGGAGCGCGGCCGCCGGCAGGCCCGGCCTCCTCCGGCTCGTCGACCAGCTCATACCCCTGGTCCTCGGCCCGGATGGGCATGCCGTCGGCGTCGAGCTCGATCGAGCCCGAGAAGCCGTTCTTGCGCTTCTTGAAGTCCGTGGTGCCCCTGGCGAGGTCATGGCCGATGGACTCCGGCTCGATCTCGTAGGCGATGTGGTTGGCCTCGTCCTTGACGTACTGCCTGGAGAAGATCCGACCGTGCAGCACCACCGGATCGCCCTTCTTCAAGGACGCGGCGACGTTCTCGGCGAACTCGCGCCAGAAGGTCGCGTTGACGAAGAACTTGTGCCCGTCCACCCACTGGCCGGTGTCTCGGTCCTTGCGGCGCTGGGTGCTGGCCACCCGGAACGACACCCGGGACAGGCCCGAGGTGGTGGGACGGTTGGCGACCTCGTCCACCACATTGCCGACGATGGTGATGTTGGTTCCGTACACGATGAGCTCCTTGTAGAGAGGAATCCGGTTTCCCGGGGCCCCGTTCGGGTTGCGCCAACTCAATCGCGCGGACCGGCCCGCAGAGGGGCCTCGAACCCGAATGTGGACGCCGCCGGCGCCTGTGGACAGCGGGGCAGCGCCGAATAGACAGCGGGTCGCCGCCGGCGCCTGTGGACAGCGGGGCAGCGCCGAATGGGCAGCGGGCCAGCGCCGGGCGATCTGTCCGTCCTGGGACGGTTGGAGCGAGCGCGGGGCCGCTAGCATGGCGCCAGGCCCTCGTAGCTCAGCGGATAGAGCTCCCGCCTTCTAAGCGGGCTGTCGCAGGTTCGATCCCTGCCGGGGGCACAGAGTCGCTTCTTCCAAACGGTCGTGCTCGTGTCAAACGGTTGTGCTCGGCGCCGAGTCGGAGTTATATCTGCTCGATGTCCGAGCCTCGCACGTCCAGCCACCCACTCCCGCGAATCGCCGATCGTCAGACCTGGCAGGCCGAGCTCGACGAGCTCCGGGTCAAGGAGAAGGCCCACACCCGCGCCGGGGACGTCCTCGCCGCGCAGCGACGCCGGTTGCCCATGGTCGAGATCGACGCGTCCACGAAGCTGATCGGCGCCGGCGGGCCGGTGCCGTTGATCGACATCTTCGACGGTCGGTCCCAGCTGATCACCTACTTCCAGATGTGGCACACCGGCAAGCCCGCCGCCGAGCAGTGCGAGGGCTGCACCTTCTCCACCACCCACATCAACGAGCTGTCCTACCTGCACTCGCGTGACGTCAGCTACGCGACCTTCTGCCAGGGCCCTTACGAGGAGAGCTCGCGCTACCGCGACTTCATGGGCTGGACCGTCCCCTGGTACTCGGTGCCGCAGGACTCCGTGGAGCAGTTGATCGCAGGCCGGCACTTCGGCATCCTGGTGTGCTATCTGCGAGCCGGCGACAGGGTCTTCGAGACCTACTGGACCACCGGCCGCGGCGACGAGGTGATGACGCCGTCCTACGGGCTGCTGGACCTGACCGCCTACGGCCGGCAGGAGTTCTGGGAGGACTCGCCCGAGGGCTGGCCGCAGCGCTGGGATACCCGAGGTAGCCAGTTCAGGCTGGACGGCCGCCCGACCGCCCAGTGGTCACGGATCAGGGCCGGGCGCGACGACGACCTCGGCACGTCCTGACGAGCCTGCCGGTGGTCGCCGGCTGAGACGGCCGGACACCGGCAGGCGGCTCAACCCAGCCGATCGGCGATCGCGTCGAGCTCGTGGGCCAGTTTGAGGTCCAGCAGGGTCAGCCCGCCCGCCGAGTGGGTGCTCAGGCTCAGCTCCACCGTCCGCCAGGACAGCCGCAGGTCCGGATGGTGATCCAGCTGTTCAGCCACCGGGGCCAGCTCTGAGATGAACCGCACCGCGGTCAGGAACGAGTCGAACTCGATCGTCCGGACCAGGGCCTTCTCAGCTACCGACCAGGCCGGATCCAACTCGCGCAGGCCCTCCCGCAACTCCTCGTCGTTCAACAGCGTCCGGCTCATCTGACTTCTCCTCCCGCTTGCCCAAACCCTACTAACCGGTCGGGGCGCCCAATTCTGCTCTACGCTTCGCCTTCGTGACCGAAAGAGAAGCGAAGGACGAGAAGCTGGTCTGGATCGACTGCGAGATGACCGGGCTGGAACTGAGCCGGGACGCGTTGATCGAGATCGCCGTGCTGGTGACCGATTCCGAGTTGAACGTGCTCGACGAGGGCCTGGACATCGTGATCGGCTGCGCCGACGAGGTGCTGGAGACGATGGTGCCGTTCGTCCAGCAGATGCACGAGACGTCTGGCCTGACCGAGCTGGTGCGGCAGTCCACGGTCACCCTCGGCCAGGCCGAGCGGCAGGTGCTGGACTACATCAAGCGGTTCGTGCCCGAGCCGCGTACCGCCCCGCTGTGCGGCAACTCGATCGCCACCGACCGCGGCTTCATCATCCGCGACATGCCTGAGCTCGATGCCCACCTGCACTACCGGATGATCGACGTCTCCTCCATCAAGGAGCTGGCCAGGCGCTGGTACCGCCGGGTGTATTTCGGCCAGCCGCCCAAGGGTCTGGCGCACCGGGCGCTGGCCGACATCTACGAGAGCGTGCAGGAACTGCGCTACTACCGGGCGACGATCTTCGTGCCGCCGCCCGGACCGACCAGCGAGCAGGCCGCTGCCGCCGCGGCCGCCGTGCTGGGTGACGCCGCCGCGGCCGCCGTGCCGGGTGACGCCGCCGCGGCCGCCGTGCCGGGCGAGGCCGCCGGAGCCGGGCAGTCCGCCCATGCCGAGCCGACGGACCCGGCCAACCCCGTCACGGCCGCCGCCGTCCTGGGCACCGCGGCAGGTGCCGCCTCGGCCGCCGGTCCGAGCCTGGCCGCCGGCGCCGTCACCGCGGTCACCGCAGCGGTCACCGCCGACCCCGCGGCCACCGCCCCGCAGCCGGCAGCCGATACGCCGGAACAACCCGTCGACCCGGTCGTGCCGCACACCGGTCAGCCGCTAGACTGATCAGGCTTCGCCGGGTGCCGCCGCGCCCGGCGAAGCGATGGTGGGTGTAGCTCAGCTGGTAGAGCGCCGCGTTGTGGTCGCGGATGTCGCGGGTTCGAGTCCCGTCACTCACCCCAGCACAGCCGTCCGGTGCAGCCGGGGCTGTCCGCTTCGGGCCCCAGCCGC
Coding sequences:
- a CDS encoding thioesterase family protein, producing the protein MARFVARCAMRWSDMDAYGHVNNTAYLAYLEQARVSMFFDRYDSTFSGGTVVAHHEITYLRPVVYHPEPLRLELWVERIRGASFDVRYDVYDGQTLAAQAVTRLVTVDFSTDRPRRLTKEERAILAGYTDEPAEPSRPADVSLPAEPGLPADGAPVAGPPAGQG
- the ettA gene encoding energy-dependent translational throttle protein EttA encodes the protein MAQYIYSMHKVRKAHGDKVILDDVTLAFLPGAKIGVVGPNGAGKSTVLKIMAGLEQASNGDALLAPGASVGLLQQEPPLDETKTVRENVEDAVAEMRGYLARFEEVSAAMGDPDADFDTLLAEQGELMEKIEHGEGWELDSRIEQAMDALRCPPGDEQVTHLSGGERRRVALCKLLLEQPDLLLLDEPTNHLDAESVQWLEQHLSKYAGTILAVTHDRYFLDNVAQWILELDRGRAHPYEGNYSTYLEKKAERLKIEGKKDQKLQRRLLEELDWVRQNAKGRQAKSKARLQRYEEMAAEAEKTRKLDFEEIQIPPGPRLGNVVVEVSHLDKGFDGRVLVKDLSFSLPRGGIVGVIGPNGVGKTTLFKTIVGFEQPDSGEVKVGETVKISYVDQNRGGIEATKNVWQVVSDGLDYIKVGQVEMPSRAYVSAFGFKGPDQQKAAGVLSGGERNRLNLALTLKEGGNLLLLDEPTNDLDVETLGSLENALLEFPGCAVVISHDRWFLDRIATHILAWEGNDSNPAQWYWYEGNFESYEKNKVERLGAEAARPHAVTYRKLTRD
- the ssb gene encoding single-stranded DNA-binding protein, encoding MYGTNITIVGNVVDEVANRPTTSGLSRVSFRVASTQRRKDRDTGQWVDGHKFFVNATFWREFAENVAASLKKGDPVVLHGRIFSRQYVKDEANHIAYEIEPESIGHDLARGTTDFKKRKNGFSGSIELDADGMPIRAEDQGYELVDEPEEAGPAGGRAPSAQLATTG
- a CDS encoding DUF899 family protein; its protein translation is MSEPRTSSHPLPRIADRQTWQAELDELRVKEKAHTRAGDVLAAQRRRLPMVEIDASTKLIGAGGPVPLIDIFDGRSQLITYFQMWHTGKPAAEQCEGCTFSTTHINELSYLHSRDVSYATFCQGPYEESSRYRDFMGWTVPWYSVPQDSVEQLIAGRHFGILVCYLRAGDRVFETYWTTGRGDEVMTPSYGLLDLTAYGRQEFWEDSPEGWPQRWDTRGSQFRLDGRPTAQWSRIRAGRDDDLGTS
- a CDS encoding 4a-hydroxytetrahydrobiopterin dehydratase codes for the protein MSRTLLNDEELREGLRELDPAWSVAEKALVRTIEFDSFLTAVRFISELAPVAEQLDHHPDLRLSWRTVELSLSTHSAGGLTLLDLKLAHELDAIADRLG
- the orn gene encoding oligoribonuclease, whose protein sequence is MTEREAKDEKLVWIDCEMTGLELSRDALIEIAVLVTDSELNVLDEGLDIVIGCADEVLETMVPFVQQMHETSGLTELVRQSTVTLGQAERQVLDYIKRFVPEPRTAPLCGNSIATDRGFIIRDMPELDAHLHYRMIDVSSIKELARRWYRRVYFGQPPKGLAHRALADIYESVQELRYYRATIFVPPPGPTSEQAAAAAAAVLGDAAAAAVPGDAAAAAVPGEAAGAGQSAHAEPTDPANPVTAAAVLGTAAGAASAAGPSLAAGAVTAVTAAVTADPAATAPQPAADTPEQPVDPVVPHTGQPLD